A genomic region of Oryza glaberrima chromosome 1, OglaRS2, whole genome shotgun sequence contains the following coding sequences:
- the LOC127782249 gene encoding uncharacterized protein LOC127782249 isoform X7, with amino-acid sequence MRRRQRAAWRRQRLCTGRQKYRRWRSAVEAQRPTRGKQLADLAIRPSIHQRASGIVAVGQVAAASRASVKPLAAGNHLLLSNSSAGLRMDCQENNLKSFLQTNGHVVLQRVDNNYSLRYFTKNEVWHITNGCSIMLGKGAFGEVYKGILDDGCPVAVKRYIHGNLKEEFAKEVIVHSQINHKNVVRLLGCCTEENALMIVMEFICNGNLDNVLHCSNTKGCVPFPLYKRLDIAIEVTEALWCMHSMYSPVLHGDVKPANILLDENHSPKISDFGIARLLCANGAQHTKNIIGSIGYVDPAFCENGILTPKSDVYSFGVVLLEIITRKKAVDGTITLAQSFTDAIEKGKKVMNLFDEEINDKQNMNFLEDIGKLAVKCLRRDVKVRPEMVEVATSLRMIRKDLEGELGNLTQQHTSTPNNSTPSKNEGSAGRQFGNLNIFKQEEIKHMTRNYSMTFREEFHERLYNGVLGMVHAIIVKQVSTSSKTDREVFLKTMGILCQKYHKNVANVAGFHLGEYISECVYESCCELSQVNNGHISFSNQNLYEIICSTEKLPLHVRLSIAVQCLEGLVHIHSFLAENPESRGTSLFGNFRSANIFLDKNFMPKVFNANLSTFLGLCAVQQCTASVDCIHDQRSQKYYLDPKDVSDHLFNPKSDVYSFGVVLLELITWKTAKYKSGGQAHMLTTDFLDTYRIDHSATDFFVKKVYDEEGKCFLHEAIAIGVECLKLDVQMRPEMSDVLSRLRIISAAQSIRSKLMGPQAKDCGDHGPSQYIAPTPVNNDVKIPSPPTSTSTISLDILKKITRNFSNNSLIGEGSHAKVFFGVLKDGKNSAVKKLNPNEETIVQVSTISKMLKHDNVVQIHEYFIEGENRVLVYEYAPKGSLHDILHGREGVTGAQARPPLSWVQRVKIAITAAKGLEFLHEKAVPPVIHTNIKSSNILLFGNDVAKIG; translated from the exons atgcggcggcggcagcgagcagCATGGCGCAGGCAGAGGCTGTGCACGGGCAGGCAAAAATACAGGCGGTGGCGCAGCGCCGTAGAGGCGCAACGGCCGACGAGGGGCAAGCAGCTAGCAGATCTGGCCATCAGGCCATCAATCCATCAAAGGGCATCAGGCATCGTCGCAGTGGGGCAagtagcagcagctagcagagCAAGCGTCAAGCCGCTAGCG GCAGGCAACCACCTGTTGCTTTCCAATTCTTCAGCTGGCTTACGCATGGATTGCCAAGAGAATAATCTCAAAAGTTTCCTTCAGACTAATGGGCATGTGGTTCTTCAAAGAGTGGACAACAACTATAGCCTGAGATATTTCACGAAAAATGAGGTATGGCACATCACCAATGGGTGTAGCATCATGCTGGGAAAGGGAGCATTCGGTGAGGTCTACAAAGGAATTCTAGACGACGGATGCCCTGTTGCTGTTAAGCGGTACATACATGGGAACCTGAAAGAGGAATTTGCTAAGGAGGTGATAGTGCACTCTCAAATAAATCACAAGAATGTTGTTAGACTCTTGGGCTGCTGCACGGAGGAAAATGCTCTAATGATTGTTATGGAGTTTATCTGTAATGGGAACCTCGACAATGTCCTCCACTGCAGCAACACCAAGGGATGTGTTCCTTTCCCCTTGTACAAACGTTTAGACATTGCTATTGAGGTTACTGAAGCGCTATGGTGCATGCATTCAATGTATAGTCCTGTTCTTCATGGTGATGTGAAACCTGCTAATATACTGTTAGATGAAAACCACTCACCAAAGATATCTGATTTTGGAATAGCAAGATTGCTTTGTGCTAATGGGGCTCAACATACCAAAAATATCATTGGTTCTATAGGTTATGTTGATCCTGCATTCTGCGAGAATGGAATTCTAACCCCAAAGAGTGATGTTTATAGCTTTGGAGTGGTTTTGCTGGAGATAATCACCAGAAAGAAAGCAGTGGATGGGACCATCACCCTTGCTCAAAGTTTCACTGATGCCATTGAAAAAGGGAAGAAAGTGATGAATTTGTTTGATGAGGAAATCAACGATAAACAAAACATGAACTTCCTTGAAGATATTGGGAAGTTGGCAGTTAAATGCTTGAGGAGGGATGTTAAAGTGCGCCCTGAAATGGTTGAAGTAGCAACCAGTCTAAGAATGATTAGGAAAGATCTGGAGGGAGAACTAGGGAATCTGACTCAGCAACATACAAGTACACCAAACAACTCAACTCCCTCAAAGAATGAAGGCTCAGCAGGACGCCAATTTGGCAATCTAAATATCTTCAAACAAGAGGAAATTAAGCATATGACAAGAAACTACAGCATGACCTTTAGGGAAGAATTCCATGAACGTCTATACAATGGAGTTCTTGGCATGGTTCATGCAATTATAGTAAAACAAGTGAGTACATCTTCAAAAACCGACCGAGAAGTGTTTCTGAAGACTATGGGCATACTATGCCAGAAGTATCACAAAAATGTCGCTAATGTTGCTGGCTTTCATTTAGGGGAATACATTTCAGAGTGCGTGTATGAATCTTGCTGTGAATTATCCCAGGTAAATAATGGCCATATTTCCTTCTCTAACCAAAACCTTTATGAGATCATCTGCTCCACGGAAAAACTTCCTCTTCATGTACGTTTGTCAATAGCTGTCCAGTGTTTAGAGGGCTTGGTTCATATCCATTCATTTTTAGCTGAAAATCCTGAATCGCGTGGCACAAGCCTGTTCGGAAATTTTAGGTCAGCCAATATTTTTCTAGACAAGAACTTCATGCCAAAAGTTTTCAATGCCAACTTATCAACATTTCTCGGGCTTTGCGCCGTGCAACAATGTACTGCCTCTGTTGATTGTATTCATGACCAAAGATCACAAAAATATTATTTAGACCCAAAGGATGTTTCTGATCATCTGTTCAACCCCAAGTCTGATGTTTATAGCTTTGGAGTTGTTCTTTTGGAACTCATTACTTGGAAGACAGCGAAATACAAGTCTGGTGGACAGGCTCATATGCTTACGACAGACTTCCTTGATACTTACAGAATAGACCATAGTGCAACAGACTTTTTTGTCAAGAAGGTTTATGACGAGGAAGGCAAGTGTTTCCTTCATGAAGCCATTGCTATTGGAGTTGAGTGCCTAAAACTTGATGTTCAAATGCGACCAGAAATGAGTGATGTTCTTTCCCGTCTCCGGATCATCTCTGCAGCTCAGAGTATCAGAAGCAAGCTCATGGGTCCACAAGCAAAAG ATTGTGGCGATCATGGACCTAGCCAATACATAGCCCCTACCCCTGTCAACAATGATGTCAAAATTCCTTCTCCACCAACTTCTACGTCGACCATTTCGCTGGACATACTGAAGAAAATAACTAGGAACTTCAGTAACAATTCCCTAATAGGAGAAGGCTCACACGCTAAAGTTTTCTTTGGAGTGCTTAAAGATGGAAAAAATTCTGCAGTAAAGAAGCTCAATCCTAATGAAGAAACTATAGTGCAG GTTTCAACCATTTCAAAAATGTTGAAGCATGACAATGTTGTCCAAATTCATGAGTATTTTATTGAAGGGGAAAATCGTGTTCTTGTTTATGAGTATGCACCAAAGGGCTCCTTGCATGATATTCTTCATG GTAGAGAAGGTGTCACAGGAGCCCAAGCAAGACCACCTCTATCATGGGTGCAGCGAGTGAAGATTGCTATAACTGCTGCAAAAGGGCTTGAGTTCCTCCACGAGAAGGCCGTGCCTCCTGTCATCCACACCAACATCAAGTCCAGCAACATACTTCTCTTTGGCAATGATGTTGCGAAAATAG GTTGA
- the LOC127782249 gene encoding uncharacterized protein LOC127782249 isoform X1: MRRRQRAAWRRQRLCTGRQKYRRWRSAVEAQRPTRGKQLADLAIRPSIHQRASGIVAVGQVAAASRASVKPLAAGNHLLLSNSSAGLRMDCQENNLKSFLQTNGHVVLQRVDNNYSLRYFTKNEVWHITNGCSIMLGKGAFGEVYKGILDDGCPVAVKRYIHGNLKEEFAKEVIVHSQINHKNVVRLLGCCTEENALMIVMEFICNGNLDNVLHCSNTKGCVPFPLYKRLDIAIEVTEALWCMHSMYSPVLHGDVKPANILLDENHSPKISDFGIARLLCANGAQHTKNIIGSIGYVDPAFCENGILTPKSDVYSFGVVLLEIITRKKAVDGTITLAQSFTDAIEKGKKVMNLFDEEINDKQNMNFLEDIGKLAVKCLRRDVKVRPEMVEVATSLRMIRKDLEGELGNLTQQHTSTPNNSTPSKNEGSAGRQFGNLNIFKQEEIKHMTRNYSMTFREEFHERLYNGVLGMVHAIIVKQVSTSSKTDREVFLKTMGILCQKYHKNVANVAGFHLGEYISECVYESCCELSQVNNGHISFSNQNLYEIICSTEKLPLHVRLSIAVQCLEGLVHIHSFLAENPESRGTSLFGNFRSANIFLDKNFMPKVFNANLSTFLGLCAVQQCTASVDCIHDQRSQKYYLDPKDVSDHLFNPKSDVYSFGVVLLELITWKTAKYKSGGQAHMLTTDFLDTYRIDHSATDFFVKKVYDEEGKCFLHEAIAIGVECLKLDVQMRPEMSDVLSRLRIISAAQSIRSKLMGPQAKDCGDHGPSQYIAPTPVNNDVKIPSPPTSTSTISLDILKKITRNFSNNSLIGEGSHAKVFFGVLKDGKNSAVKKLNPNEETIVQVSTISKMLKHDNVVQIHEYFIEGENRVLVYEYAPKGSLHDILHGREGVTGAQARPPLSWVQRVKIAITAAKGLEFLHEKAVPPVIHTNIKSSNILLFGNDVAKIGDLGVSKQLHVEDYDYSYTRVVPQIFRYEAPECRLRGQYSVKSDVYTFGVVLLELLTGRKVFDHTLPRGQMSLVTWATPRLSKDKVKQCVDPKLGRAFPLKAVARMAAVAALCIQFEAEFRPSMSIVVRALSMLESSTSSKQPSIGEAAGA, translated from the exons atgcggcggcggcagcgagcagCATGGCGCAGGCAGAGGCTGTGCACGGGCAGGCAAAAATACAGGCGGTGGCGCAGCGCCGTAGAGGCGCAACGGCCGACGAGGGGCAAGCAGCTAGCAGATCTGGCCATCAGGCCATCAATCCATCAAAGGGCATCAGGCATCGTCGCAGTGGGGCAagtagcagcagctagcagagCAAGCGTCAAGCCGCTAGCG GCAGGCAACCACCTGTTGCTTTCCAATTCTTCAGCTGGCTTACGCATGGATTGCCAAGAGAATAATCTCAAAAGTTTCCTTCAGACTAATGGGCATGTGGTTCTTCAAAGAGTGGACAACAACTATAGCCTGAGATATTTCACGAAAAATGAGGTATGGCACATCACCAATGGGTGTAGCATCATGCTGGGAAAGGGAGCATTCGGTGAGGTCTACAAAGGAATTCTAGACGACGGATGCCCTGTTGCTGTTAAGCGGTACATACATGGGAACCTGAAAGAGGAATTTGCTAAGGAGGTGATAGTGCACTCTCAAATAAATCACAAGAATGTTGTTAGACTCTTGGGCTGCTGCACGGAGGAAAATGCTCTAATGATTGTTATGGAGTTTATCTGTAATGGGAACCTCGACAATGTCCTCCACTGCAGCAACACCAAGGGATGTGTTCCTTTCCCCTTGTACAAACGTTTAGACATTGCTATTGAGGTTACTGAAGCGCTATGGTGCATGCATTCAATGTATAGTCCTGTTCTTCATGGTGATGTGAAACCTGCTAATATACTGTTAGATGAAAACCACTCACCAAAGATATCTGATTTTGGAATAGCAAGATTGCTTTGTGCTAATGGGGCTCAACATACCAAAAATATCATTGGTTCTATAGGTTATGTTGATCCTGCATTCTGCGAGAATGGAATTCTAACCCCAAAGAGTGATGTTTATAGCTTTGGAGTGGTTTTGCTGGAGATAATCACCAGAAAGAAAGCAGTGGATGGGACCATCACCCTTGCTCAAAGTTTCACTGATGCCATTGAAAAAGGGAAGAAAGTGATGAATTTGTTTGATGAGGAAATCAACGATAAACAAAACATGAACTTCCTTGAAGATATTGGGAAGTTGGCAGTTAAATGCTTGAGGAGGGATGTTAAAGTGCGCCCTGAAATGGTTGAAGTAGCAACCAGTCTAAGAATGATTAGGAAAGATCTGGAGGGAGAACTAGGGAATCTGACTCAGCAACATACAAGTACACCAAACAACTCAACTCCCTCAAAGAATGAAGGCTCAGCAGGACGCCAATTTGGCAATCTAAATATCTTCAAACAAGAGGAAATTAAGCATATGACAAGAAACTACAGCATGACCTTTAGGGAAGAATTCCATGAACGTCTATACAATGGAGTTCTTGGCATGGTTCATGCAATTATAGTAAAACAAGTGAGTACATCTTCAAAAACCGACCGAGAAGTGTTTCTGAAGACTATGGGCATACTATGCCAGAAGTATCACAAAAATGTCGCTAATGTTGCTGGCTTTCATTTAGGGGAATACATTTCAGAGTGCGTGTATGAATCTTGCTGTGAATTATCCCAGGTAAATAATGGCCATATTTCCTTCTCTAACCAAAACCTTTATGAGATCATCTGCTCCACGGAAAAACTTCCTCTTCATGTACGTTTGTCAATAGCTGTCCAGTGTTTAGAGGGCTTGGTTCATATCCATTCATTTTTAGCTGAAAATCCTGAATCGCGTGGCACAAGCCTGTTCGGAAATTTTAGGTCAGCCAATATTTTTCTAGACAAGAACTTCATGCCAAAAGTTTTCAATGCCAACTTATCAACATTTCTCGGGCTTTGCGCCGTGCAACAATGTACTGCCTCTGTTGATTGTATTCATGACCAAAGATCACAAAAATATTATTTAGACCCAAAGGATGTTTCTGATCATCTGTTCAACCCCAAGTCTGATGTTTATAGCTTTGGAGTTGTTCTTTTGGAACTCATTACTTGGAAGACAGCGAAATACAAGTCTGGTGGACAGGCTCATATGCTTACGACAGACTTCCTTGATACTTACAGAATAGACCATAGTGCAACAGACTTTTTTGTCAAGAAGGTTTATGACGAGGAAGGCAAGTGTTTCCTTCATGAAGCCATTGCTATTGGAGTTGAGTGCCTAAAACTTGATGTTCAAATGCGACCAGAAATGAGTGATGTTCTTTCCCGTCTCCGGATCATCTCTGCAGCTCAGAGTATCAGAAGCAAGCTCATGGGTCCACAAGCAAAAG ATTGTGGCGATCATGGACCTAGCCAATACATAGCCCCTACCCCTGTCAACAATGATGTCAAAATTCCTTCTCCACCAACTTCTACGTCGACCATTTCGCTGGACATACTGAAGAAAATAACTAGGAACTTCAGTAACAATTCCCTAATAGGAGAAGGCTCACACGCTAAAGTTTTCTTTGGAGTGCTTAAAGATGGAAAAAATTCTGCAGTAAAGAAGCTCAATCCTAATGAAGAAACTATAGTGCAG GTTTCAACCATTTCAAAAATGTTGAAGCATGACAATGTTGTCCAAATTCATGAGTATTTTATTGAAGGGGAAAATCGTGTTCTTGTTTATGAGTATGCACCAAAGGGCTCCTTGCATGATATTCTTCATG GTAGAGAAGGTGTCACAGGAGCCCAAGCAAGACCACCTCTATCATGGGTGCAGCGAGTGAAGATTGCTATAACTGCTGCAAAAGGGCTTGAGTTCCTCCACGAGAAGGCCGTGCCTCCTGTCATCCACACCAACATCAAGTCCAGCAACATACTTCTCTTTGGCAATGATGTTGCGAAAATAGGTGATCTCGGTGTCTCGAAGCAGCTTCATGTTGAAGATTATGATTACAGTTATACACGAGTAGTTCCACAGATTTTTCGCTATGAAGCACCAGA GTGCAGGTTGAGAGGACAGTATAGTGTAAAGAGCGATGTCTACACCTTTGGGGTTGTATTGTTGGAGCTTTTAACTGGTCGCAAAGTATTTGATCATACACTTCCGCGTGGCCAGATGAGCCTTGTAACATGG GCTACACCAAGGCTTAGTAAAGACAAGGTGAAACAATGCGTAGATCCAAAGCTTGGACGAGCATTCCCACTCAAGGCTGTTGCCAGG
- the LOC127782249 gene encoding putative wall-associated receptor kinase-like 16 isoform X8 encodes MRRRQRAAWRRQRLCTGRQKYRRWRSAVEAQRPTRGKQLADLAIRPSIHQRASGIVAVGQVAAASRASVKPLAAGNHLLLSNSSAGLRMDCQENNLKSFLQTNGHVVLQRVDNNYSLRYFTKNEVWHITNGCSIMLGKGAFGEVYKGILDDGCPVAVKRYIHGNLKEEFAKEVIVHSQINHKNVVRLLGCCTEENALMIVMEFICNGNLDNVLHCSNTKGCVPFPLYKRLDIAIEVTEALWCMHSMYSPVLHGDVKPANILLDENHSPKISDFGIARLLCANGAQHTKNIIGSIGYVDPAFCENGILTPKSDVYSFGVVLLEIITRKKAVDGTITLAQSFTDAIEKGKKVMNLFDEEINDKQNMNFLEDIGKLAVKCLRRDVKVRPEMVEVATSLRMIRKDLEGELGNLTQQHTSTPNNSTPSKNEGSAGRQFGNLNIFKQEEIKHMTRNYSMTFREEFHERLYNGVLGMVHAIIVKQVSTSSKTDREVFLKTMGILCQKYHKNVANVAGFHLGEYISECVYESCCELSQNRP; translated from the exons atgcggcggcggcagcgagcagCATGGCGCAGGCAGAGGCTGTGCACGGGCAGGCAAAAATACAGGCGGTGGCGCAGCGCCGTAGAGGCGCAACGGCCGACGAGGGGCAAGCAGCTAGCAGATCTGGCCATCAGGCCATCAATCCATCAAAGGGCATCAGGCATCGTCGCAGTGGGGCAagtagcagcagctagcagagCAAGCGTCAAGCCGCTAGCG GCAGGCAACCACCTGTTGCTTTCCAATTCTTCAGCTGGCTTACGCATGGATTGCCAAGAGAATAATCTCAAAAGTTTCCTTCAGACTAATGGGCATGTGGTTCTTCAAAGAGTGGACAACAACTATAGCCTGAGATATTTCACGAAAAATGAGGTATGGCACATCACCAATGGGTGTAGCATCATGCTGGGAAAGGGAGCATTCGGTGAGGTCTACAAAGGAATTCTAGACGACGGATGCCCTGTTGCTGTTAAGCGGTACATACATGGGAACCTGAAAGAGGAATTTGCTAAGGAGGTGATAGTGCACTCTCAAATAAATCACAAGAATGTTGTTAGACTCTTGGGCTGCTGCACGGAGGAAAATGCTCTAATGATTGTTATGGAGTTTATCTGTAATGGGAACCTCGACAATGTCCTCCACTGCAGCAACACCAAGGGATGTGTTCCTTTCCCCTTGTACAAACGTTTAGACATTGCTATTGAGGTTACTGAAGCGCTATGGTGCATGCATTCAATGTATAGTCCTGTTCTTCATGGTGATGTGAAACCTGCTAATATACTGTTAGATGAAAACCACTCACCAAAGATATCTGATTTTGGAATAGCAAGATTGCTTTGTGCTAATGGGGCTCAACATACCAAAAATATCATTGGTTCTATAGGTTATGTTGATCCTGCATTCTGCGAGAATGGAATTCTAACCCCAAAGAGTGATGTTTATAGCTTTGGAGTGGTTTTGCTGGAGATAATCACCAGAAAGAAAGCAGTGGATGGGACCATCACCCTTGCTCAAAGTTTCACTGATGCCATTGAAAAAGGGAAGAAAGTGATGAATTTGTTTGATGAGGAAATCAACGATAAACAAAACATGAACTTCCTTGAAGATATTGGGAAGTTGGCAGTTAAATGCTTGAGGAGGGATGTTAAAGTGCGCCCTGAAATGGTTGAAGTAGCAACCAGTCTAAGAATGATTAGGAAAGATCTGGAGGGAGAACTAGGGAATCTGACTCAGCAACATACAAGTACACCAAACAACTCAACTCCCTCAAAGAATGAAGGCTCAGCAGGACGCCAATTTGGCAATCTAAATATCTTCAAACAAGAGGAAATTAAGCATATGACAAGAAACTACAGCATGACCTTTAGGGAAGAATTCCATGAACGTCTATACAATGGAGTTCTTGGCATGGTTCATGCAATTATAGTAAAACAAGTGAGTACATCTTCAAAAACCGACCGAGAAGTGTTTCTGAAGACTATGGGCATACTATGCCAGAAGTATCACAAAAATGTCGCTAATGTTGCTGGCTTTCATTTAGGGGAATACATTTCAGAGTGCGTGTATGAATCTTGCTGTGAATTATCCCAG AATAGACCATAG
- the LOC127782249 gene encoding uncharacterized protein LOC127782249 isoform X3, translating into MAGNHLLLSNSSAGLRMDCQENNLKSFLQTNGHVVLQRVDNNYSLRYFTKNEVWHITNGCSIMLGKGAFGEVYKGILDDGCPVAVKRYIHGNLKEEFAKEVIVHSQINHKNVVRLLGCCTEENALMIVMEFICNGNLDNVLHCSNTKGCVPFPLYKRLDIAIEVTEALWCMHSMYSPVLHGDVKPANILLDENHSPKISDFGIARLLCANGAQHTKNIIGSIGYVDPAFCENGILTPKSDVYSFGVVLLEIITRKKAVDGTITLAQSFTDAIEKGKKVMNLFDEEINDKQNMNFLEDIGKLAVKCLRRDVKVRPEMVEVATSLRMIRKDLEGELGNLTQQHTSTPNNSTPSKNEGSAGRQFGNLNIFKQEEIKHMTRNYSMTFREEFHERLYNGVLGMVHAIIVKQVSTSSKTDREVFLKTMGILCQKYHKNVANVAGFHLGEYISECVYESCCELSQVNNGHISFSNQNLYEIICSTEKLPLHVRLSIAVQCLEGLVHIHSFLAENPESRGTSLFGNFRSANIFLDKNFMPKVFNANLSTFLGLCAVQQCTASVDCIHDQRSQKYYLDPKDVSDHLFNPKSDVYSFGVVLLELITWKTAKYKSGGQAHMLTTDFLDTYRIDHSATDFFVKKVYDEEGKCFLHEAIAIGVECLKLDVQMRPEMSDVLSRLRIISAAQSIRSKLMGPQAKDCGDHGPSQYIAPTPVNNDVKIPSPPTSTSTISLDILKKITRNFSNNSLIGEGSHAKVFFGVLKDGKNSAVKKLNPNEETIVQVSTISKMLKHDNVVQIHEYFIEGENRVLVYEYAPKGSLHDILHGREGVTGAQARPPLSWVQRVKIAITAAKGLEFLHEKAVPPVIHTNIKSSNILLFGNDVAKIGDLGVSKQLHVEDYDYSYTRVVPQIFRYEAPECRLRGQYSVKSDVYTFGVVLLELLTGRKVFDHTLPRGQMSLVTWATPRLSKDKVKQCVDPKLGRAFPLKAVARMAAVAALCIQFEAEFRPSMSIVVRALSMLESSTSSKQPSIGEAAGA; encoded by the exons ATG GCAGGCAACCACCTGTTGCTTTCCAATTCTTCAGCTGGCTTACGCATGGATTGCCAAGAGAATAATCTCAAAAGTTTCCTTCAGACTAATGGGCATGTGGTTCTTCAAAGAGTGGACAACAACTATAGCCTGAGATATTTCACGAAAAATGAGGTATGGCACATCACCAATGGGTGTAGCATCATGCTGGGAAAGGGAGCATTCGGTGAGGTCTACAAAGGAATTCTAGACGACGGATGCCCTGTTGCTGTTAAGCGGTACATACATGGGAACCTGAAAGAGGAATTTGCTAAGGAGGTGATAGTGCACTCTCAAATAAATCACAAGAATGTTGTTAGACTCTTGGGCTGCTGCACGGAGGAAAATGCTCTAATGATTGTTATGGAGTTTATCTGTAATGGGAACCTCGACAATGTCCTCCACTGCAGCAACACCAAGGGATGTGTTCCTTTCCCCTTGTACAAACGTTTAGACATTGCTATTGAGGTTACTGAAGCGCTATGGTGCATGCATTCAATGTATAGTCCTGTTCTTCATGGTGATGTGAAACCTGCTAATATACTGTTAGATGAAAACCACTCACCAAAGATATCTGATTTTGGAATAGCAAGATTGCTTTGTGCTAATGGGGCTCAACATACCAAAAATATCATTGGTTCTATAGGTTATGTTGATCCTGCATTCTGCGAGAATGGAATTCTAACCCCAAAGAGTGATGTTTATAGCTTTGGAGTGGTTTTGCTGGAGATAATCACCAGAAAGAAAGCAGTGGATGGGACCATCACCCTTGCTCAAAGTTTCACTGATGCCATTGAAAAAGGGAAGAAAGTGATGAATTTGTTTGATGAGGAAATCAACGATAAACAAAACATGAACTTCCTTGAAGATATTGGGAAGTTGGCAGTTAAATGCTTGAGGAGGGATGTTAAAGTGCGCCCTGAAATGGTTGAAGTAGCAACCAGTCTAAGAATGATTAGGAAAGATCTGGAGGGAGAACTAGGGAATCTGACTCAGCAACATACAAGTACACCAAACAACTCAACTCCCTCAAAGAATGAAGGCTCAGCAGGACGCCAATTTGGCAATCTAAATATCTTCAAACAAGAGGAAATTAAGCATATGACAAGAAACTACAGCATGACCTTTAGGGAAGAATTCCATGAACGTCTATACAATGGAGTTCTTGGCATGGTTCATGCAATTATAGTAAAACAAGTGAGTACATCTTCAAAAACCGACCGAGAAGTGTTTCTGAAGACTATGGGCATACTATGCCAGAAGTATCACAAAAATGTCGCTAATGTTGCTGGCTTTCATTTAGGGGAATACATTTCAGAGTGCGTGTATGAATCTTGCTGTGAATTATCCCAGGTAAATAATGGCCATATTTCCTTCTCTAACCAAAACCTTTATGAGATCATCTGCTCCACGGAAAAACTTCCTCTTCATGTACGTTTGTCAATAGCTGTCCAGTGTTTAGAGGGCTTGGTTCATATCCATTCATTTTTAGCTGAAAATCCTGAATCGCGTGGCACAAGCCTGTTCGGAAATTTTAGGTCAGCCAATATTTTTCTAGACAAGAACTTCATGCCAAAAGTTTTCAATGCCAACTTATCAACATTTCTCGGGCTTTGCGCCGTGCAACAATGTACTGCCTCTGTTGATTGTATTCATGACCAAAGATCACAAAAATATTATTTAGACCCAAAGGATGTTTCTGATCATCTGTTCAACCCCAAGTCTGATGTTTATAGCTTTGGAGTTGTTCTTTTGGAACTCATTACTTGGAAGACAGCGAAATACAAGTCTGGTGGACAGGCTCATATGCTTACGACAGACTTCCTTGATACTTACAGAATAGACCATAGTGCAACAGACTTTTTTGTCAAGAAGGTTTATGACGAGGAAGGCAAGTGTTTCCTTCATGAAGCCATTGCTATTGGAGTTGAGTGCCTAAAACTTGATGTTCAAATGCGACCAGAAATGAGTGATGTTCTTTCCCGTCTCCGGATCATCTCTGCAGCTCAGAGTATCAGAAGCAAGCTCATGGGTCCACAAGCAAAAG ATTGTGGCGATCATGGACCTAGCCAATACATAGCCCCTACCCCTGTCAACAATGATGTCAAAATTCCTTCTCCACCAACTTCTACGTCGACCATTTCGCTGGACATACTGAAGAAAATAACTAGGAACTTCAGTAACAATTCCCTAATAGGAGAAGGCTCACACGCTAAAGTTTTCTTTGGAGTGCTTAAAGATGGAAAAAATTCTGCAGTAAAGAAGCTCAATCCTAATGAAGAAACTATAGTGCAG GTTTCAACCATTTCAAAAATGTTGAAGCATGACAATGTTGTCCAAATTCATGAGTATTTTATTGAAGGGGAAAATCGTGTTCTTGTTTATGAGTATGCACCAAAGGGCTCCTTGCATGATATTCTTCATG GTAGAGAAGGTGTCACAGGAGCCCAAGCAAGACCACCTCTATCATGGGTGCAGCGAGTGAAGATTGCTATAACTGCTGCAAAAGGGCTTGAGTTCCTCCACGAGAAGGCCGTGCCTCCTGTCATCCACACCAACATCAAGTCCAGCAACATACTTCTCTTTGGCAATGATGTTGCGAAAATAGGTGATCTCGGTGTCTCGAAGCAGCTTCATGTTGAAGATTATGATTACAGTTATACACGAGTAGTTCCACAGATTTTTCGCTATGAAGCACCAGA GTGCAGGTTGAGAGGACAGTATAGTGTAAAGAGCGATGTCTACACCTTTGGGGTTGTATTGTTGGAGCTTTTAACTGGTCGCAAAGTATTTGATCATACACTTCCGCGTGGCCAGATGAGCCTTGTAACATGG GCTACACCAAGGCTTAGTAAAGACAAGGTGAAACAATGCGTAGATCCAAAGCTTGGACGAGCATTCCCACTCAAGGCTGTTGCCAGG